The following is a genomic window from Collimonas fungivorans Ter331.
CAATACTTTTCGATGGCCGCCATGGCCGCCTGTATCGCCAGCGGCAGCATCTCGGGCGACAGATTGCTGAATCCGCCCGGAAACAGGTTGGTGTCCACCGGAGCCAGCTTGTAGCCTGAATTGCGCAGGTCGACCGAACAATAGAACGGCGGCGTGTGTTCTTGCCATTCCATCCGGAACCAGCGCTCGATAGCCGGCGTGGCTGCGAGGATTTTCTTTTCCAGATCGAGCAAAGGGCCGTTCAGGGCGGTGACAAGGTGGGGAACCATATAAAACTTTCTTTTGGGAACTATGCAGCAAACTTACGCGTGCCTGTGGCAGGAATGTCTTTCAGGACTCCCATGACAGGCAAGAGACGCAGATTCTAACGGGAAATGCATTATTTCGCCGCTTAACCGGTGAGAAACCGCCGGGGTGCCCTCCATGGCGATGCTCCGGCAAGCGCGTCCATGAGCCAAGTTTACATCGGGCCGGTCACGGATTTTTAAAGTCCCGGAAAAACAAAAAAAGCGCCTTCAGGCGCTTCCAAAACATATCATATTAGCATCATATCCGGCCCTGCTCCCGCAAGTATCAGATCCGTTTGTACATGAAGCTGCTGTCGCTCAGCTTGCCCGTGGTCGAACGGGCATAGGCGGGAACGATGCCTGCCAGTTCAAATCCCAGCGTGTTGCACAAGGATTCCGCCGCATCGCCGGTGCGCGTCTCCAGGAACAGCAGGGAGCGGCCGTCGGCGCGCGCAATCGCTTCGCTCTGTTGCATCAGTACGCGGGCGACGCCTTTGCGCCGCACGTCGGGATGCACCAGCAGCTTGGAAATCTCGGCCCGGTGACGGCCGTTGGCCGGCGCCGCCAGCACCAGCTGTACGGTGCCGACGATCTGGCCGCCAAAACGCGCCACCAGCAAGCGCCGGCCGCCGCTCACCAGCGAGCCGCTGACGCCGTACCAGAATGAGAAGGCATCTTCGGCATTCGGCGTTTCCAGGAATCCGATGCTGGCGCCCTGCTCCACGCAAGCCATCAGGATATCGGTGAGCGGGCCCACCACCTGGTCGAACTGGTTCGCCTTGACGTCTTCAACCGTGCATGCGGTCAGGCGTTGCGGGGTGATGGTCGGGTCCAAGCTGAAATCTCCTGAAACGGCAGCGGCAAAAAAACAAAATCCCAGGGCATGCCTGGGATTACATCGAACATCGCGCCGGACAGCCAATGCAGCAGCTATCCGGCACGCTCAGGCAAGACTTAGTCGTGCTTAATTATGCTTAGTCGTGATACGCAGATTCGCCATGGCTGGAGATATCCAGGCCTTCGCGTTCTTCTTCTTCGGTCACGCGCAAGCCCATGACGATGTCGACCAGCTTGAATGCGATCAGCGAAACCACGCCTGACCAGACCAGCGTGGTCAGCACGCCTTCGAACTGGATCCACAGCTGGCCCGGGATCGAATAGTCTGGCAGGACTGCATTGGTGACGTAGTCATAAATGCCAGTACCGCCGAGGCTAGGCGCAGCGAACACGCCAGTGAGCAGCGCACCCATGATGCCGCCGACGCCATGCACGCCAAACACGTCCAGCGCATCGTCCGCACCCAGCAAGCGTTTCAGGCCGGTGACGCCCCACAGGCAGACGAAACCTGCCAGCAAGCCCATGATCAGCGCGCCCATCGGGCCGACAAAACCGGCGGCAGGCGTAATCGCCACCAGGCCTGCGACAGCACCCGAAGCGCCGCCCAGCATGGAAGGCTTGCCCTTGCCGATCCATTCACCGGCGCTCCAGCTCAATACCGCAGCGGCAGTCGCCAGCAAGGTATTGATGAAAGCCAGTGCGGCGCTGCCGTTGGCTTCCAGTGCGGAGCCGGCGTTGAAACCGAACCAGCCGAACCACAGCAGCGAGGCGCCGACCATGGTCAGGGTCAGGCTATGCGGCTTGAACGCTTCCTTGCCGAAACCGACGCGCTTGCCGATCACGTACGAACCGACCAGGCCGGCGATAGCGGCATTGATATGCACGACGGTGCCGCCGGCGAAATCGAGCGCGCCCTTCTGGAACAGCCAGCCGCCGGTAGCGGTCAGTTTTTCTGCAGCGGCAGCGTCGGTGAAGCCATCCGGACCAGGCCAGAACCAGACCATATGCGCCATCGGCAGATAGGCGAAAGTGAACCACAAGACGGTGAACACTAGGATCGCGGAGAACTTGGCGCGCTCGGCGAAAGCACCGATGATCAAGGCGCAGGTAATTGCGGCAAACGCGCCCTGGAACACCACATAGGCAAACTCAGGCACCACAACGCCTTTGCTGAACGTGGCGGCGGCGGAATCCGGCGTCATGCCATGCAAGAACAGGCGGCTGAAACCCCCGAAGAACGCATTGCCTTCGGTGAACGCGATGCTGTAGCCGTAGAGTATCCACAGCACAATGATCAGCGAGAACACGGTGAAACACTGCATCAGCACCGACAGCATGTTCTTGCTGCGCACCAGGCCGCCGTAGAACAGGCCCAGGCCCGGCAATGTCATCAGGATCACGAACGCGGTACATACCAGCAACCAGGCGGTATCGCCCTTGTTCGGCACCGGCGCGGCCGGCGCGGCGGCGGCAGGAGCGCTGGCAGCCGGTGCGGCTGCGGCCGGCGCTGAAGCGGCTGGCGCCGCGGCAACTGCTGCAGACGCAGCAGCTGGGGCGTCGGCGCTGGCTGCTGCTACGCTGGCGCTAGCACTTGCTGATGGCTCGTCGGCGGCTGACGCCGGCAACATGGAAGTAGCCGCGATCAGCGTGCAAGCCGCCAAAATCGTAGCAAACGTACTTTTGATGTTCATATTTTTTATCCCCTTAGATTGCATCTTTGCCGGTTTCACCGGTACGAATACGAATAACTTCCTGCAGATCAAATACAAAAATCTTGCCGTCGCCGATCTTGCCGGTGCGGGCTGCGTTTTCAATCGCTTCTACCGCCTGCTCCAGGATGCTGTCGTCCACCGCCGCTTCGATTTTTGTCTTTGGCAAGAAGTCGACCACGTACTCGGCGCCGCGGTACAGCTCAGTATGCCCTTTCTGGCGCCCGAAACCCTTGACCTCGGTCACGGTAATGCCTTGTACGCCAATCGCCGAAAGCGCTTCGCGCACCTCGTCGAGCTTGAATGGTTTGATGATTGCTGTAATCAGTTTCATGTCGGCCTCGTGTTGTTTGGTGGAGCGGCGCCCGGCGCCGCGTTGCTGCTGTCCAGTTGCGGGTTGATCAGAAAGTCTTCGCTACCGAAAACACTACCCCGTCGCGGCCCAGGTTCTTGCCGCCCGGGCTGACATACGCGTTGTCCTTGGCGTTGGTGCCGACATAAGCCAGCCCCAAAGTCACGCCTGCCAACTGCTCGAAGGTCTTGGTCGCGCCGATTTTCCAGTCGGTGTAACTGTAAAAGCTGGCGTGTTCCACAGTCTGGTGGCCAACGTGCAGTCCCAGCGTGACGCCCGCGCCGACGTCGATATTGGCGCCTGCATCGTAGTAAGCGCTGCCCTTGCTGTCGACCGTGCCGAACAGGTTGGTCAGTGCATGTGAGTACTTGAAATAGGCCGGACCATAGCCGAGCTGCCCGTACAGTTCGAAGGTATTGGCGTTGCGGCCGATCTGGCTATAGTTGTTGGTCGGGTAGTAGTAATACAGGCCGCCGACGTCATACGTGAACCCGCCCGGCAGTTCGCCGCGCTTGCCGGCGTAGATGTCCCATTCAATCGAACCCTTGCCGCCGGTGCCGGTGTTGGCGGTGTCGACCGCATCCTTGATCCACTTGATGTTGGATAGCCAGGTCCCCGCATACAGCCCGGTCGGGTTATTGGTGTAGTCCGCGCCGCCCTGTATCGCCGGGTCCAGGCGCGTTTGCGAGATGCCGCGGAAGCGGTAGTCGTTGACCGCGCCTATGTTGTAGCTGATCTCGTTATCCGGCTTGGCGTCTTCGGCATGGGCGAGACCTGCGGAGAAACTTGCTGCTATTGTTGCGGCTAAAATCAGCTTTTTCATGGATGTCCCTGTTGGTATGTTGAATGAAAAACCGCTAAATCAGTACTCCTCGGACTTTCCATAGCAGAACCCATGCCAACTGTGCCAATTGCCGTTTTTTCGATAGCCGGCGCCCCTTGTGGGGCGTTTTACCCACTGCTTTTGCTGATTGTTAATCAAGGG
Proteins encoded in this region:
- a CDS encoding GNAT family N-acetyltransferase produces the protein MDPTITPQRLTACTVEDVKANQFDQVVGPLTDILMACVEQGASIGFLETPNAEDAFSFWYGVSGSLVSGGRRLLVARFGGQIVGTVQLVLAAPANGRHRAEISKLLVHPDVRRKGVARVLMQQSEAIARADGRSLLFLETRTGDAAESLCNTLGFELAGIVPAYARSTTGKLSDSSFMYKRI
- a CDS encoding TorF family putative porin, with the protein product MKKLILAATIAASFSAGLAHAEDAKPDNEISYNIGAVNDYRFRGISQTRLDPAIQGGADYTNNPTGLYAGTWLSNIKWIKDAVDTANTGTGGKGSIEWDIYAGKRGELPGGFTYDVGGLYYYYPTNNYSQIGRNANTFELYGQLGYGPAYFKYSHALTNLFGTVDSKGSAYYDAGANIDVGAGVTLGLHVGHQTVEHASFYSYTDWKIGATKTFEQLAGVTLGLAYVGTNAKDNAYVSPGGKNLGRDGVVFSVAKTF
- a CDS encoding P-II family nitrogen regulator is translated as MKLITAIIKPFKLDEVREALSAIGVQGITVTEVKGFGRQKGHTELYRGAEYVVDFLPKTKIEAAVDDSILEQAVEAIENAARTGKIGDGKIFVFDLQEVIRIRTGETGKDAI
- a CDS encoding ammonium transporter, coding for MNIKSTFATILAACTLIAATSMLPASAADEPSASASASVAAASADAPAAASAAVAAAPAASAPAAAAPAASAPAAAAPAAPVPNKGDTAWLLVCTAFVILMTLPGLGLFYGGLVRSKNMLSVLMQCFTVFSLIIVLWILYGYSIAFTEGNAFFGGFSRLFLHGMTPDSAAATFSKGVVVPEFAYVVFQGAFAAITCALIIGAFAERAKFSAILVFTVLWFTFAYLPMAHMVWFWPGPDGFTDAAAAEKLTATGGWLFQKGALDFAGGTVVHINAAIAGLVGSYVIGKRVGFGKEAFKPHSLTLTMVGASLLWFGWFGFNAGSALEANGSAALAFINTLLATAAAVLSWSAGEWIGKGKPSMLGGASGAVAGLVAITPAAGFVGPMGALIMGLLAGFVCLWGVTGLKRLLGADDALDVFGVHGVGGIMGALLTGVFAAPSLGGTGIYDYVTNAVLPDYSIPGQLWIQFEGVLTTLVWSGVVSLIAFKLVDIVMGLRVTEEEEREGLDISSHGESAYHD